One region of Glycine max cultivar Williams 82 chromosome 9, Glycine_max_v4.0, whole genome shotgun sequence genomic DNA includes:
- the LOC100777882 gene encoding acetate/butyrate--CoA ligase AAE7, peroxisomal: protein MGVGRDIDDLPKNNANHTALTPLWFLERAALVHPTRTSVVHGSRHYTWHQTYQRCRRFASALSKHSIGLGHTVAVIAPNIPAIYEAHFGIPMAGAVLNTINIRLNAPAIAFLLAHSSAVAVIVDQEFFTVAEESLKIWSEKSKSFKPPILIVIGDDENCHPKALTHALAKGAVEYEKFLESGDPEFKWKPPQDEWQSIALGYTSGTTASPKGVVLHHRGAYLMSLSGALHWGMNEGAVYLWTLPMFHCNGWCYPWTLAALCGTNICLRQVTAKAVYAAIAKYKVTHFCAAPVVLNSIVNASPEEAILPLPHVVHVNTAGAAPPPSVIGAMSERGFRVTHTYGLSETYGPSTICAWKPEWESLPIEQRSRLSARQGVRYIALEGLEVMNTETMKPVPADGASVGEIVMRGNAVMKGYLKNRKANMEAFADGWFHSGDLAVKHPDGYIEIKDRSKDIIISGGENISSVEVENVLFSHPAVLEASVVARPDEKWGESPCAFVTLKPAGMDGAASTNEKILAEDIVKFCRSKMPAYWVPKSVVFGPLPKTATGKTQKQLLRTKAKEMGPVRKSKL, encoded by the exons ATGGGTGTGGGCCGCGACATAGACGATCTGCCCAAGAACAACGCCAACCACACTGCCTTGACCCCGCTATGGTTCTTGGAAAGAGCAGCTCTCGTCCACCCCACCAGAACTTCCGTGGTTCACGGATCACGGCACTACACGTGGCACCAGACTTACCAGCGCTGCCGTCGATTCGCTTCTGCACTTTCTAAACATTCCATCGGTCTCGGCCACACT GTGGCTGTTATTGCACCCAACATTCCAGCCATTTATGAAGCTCATTTTGGAATTCCAATGGCAGGAGCTGTGTTGAACACCATTAACATTCGTCTAAACGCACCAGCAATAGCTTTCCTTCTTGCTCATTCATCCGCCGTGGCCGTGATCGTGGATCAAGAGTTCTTCACCGTGGCGGAAGAGTCCTTGAAAATCTGGTCCGAGAAAAGCAAAAGCTTTAAGCCTCCAATTTTAATTGTCATAGGTGATGATGAAAACTGCCACCCCAAGGCTCTCACACATGCTTTGGCCAAAGGAGCCGTTGAGTACGAGAAATTTCTTGAAAGTGGTGACCCTGAATTCAAGTGGAAGCCTCCTCAGGATGAGTGGCAGAGCATTGCTTTGGGTTACACATCAGGTACCACTGCTAGTCCTAAGGGTGTGGTGTTACACCACCGAGGGGCGTATCTCATGTCTCTGAGTGGTGCTCTTCATTGGGGAATGAATGAAGGTGCTGTGTATCTGTGGACACTTCCCATGTTTCATTGTAATGGCTGGTGCTATCCTTGGACACTTGCTGCTCTTTGTGGGACAAATATTTGTCTCCGGCAG GTAACAGCTAAGGCAGTATATGCAGCCATTGCCAAATACAAAGTGACTCATTTCTGTGCAGCACCAGTGGTTCTTAACTCAATAGTGAATGCATCTCCTGAGGAAGCCATCCTTCCTCTACCCCATGTTGTACATGTGAACACTGCTGGTGCTGCTCCTCCTCCATCTGTAATTGGTGCCATGTCCGAACGAGGATTTCGTGTGACTCACACCTACGGTCTCTCAGAGACTTATGGCCCCTCCACCATATGTGCCTGGAAGCCAGAGTGGGAATCACTTCCTATCGAACAGCGATCCCGGCTCAGCGCAAGGCAAGGGGTTCGGTACATTGCCCTGGAAGGCCTAGAAGTCATGAACACAGAAACAATGAAGCCAGTTCCTGCTGACGGCGCCAGTGTTGGCGAGATTGTGATGCGGGGCAATGCAGTGATGAAAGG GTACTTAAAGAACCGCAAGGCGAATATGGAGGCCTTTGCAGATGGCTGGTTCCATTCCGGGGATCTGGCCGTGAAGCACCCGGACGGATACATAGAAATCAAAGACAGGTCGAAGGACATAATAATCTCCGGTGGTGAAAACATAAGCAGTGTTGAGGTAGAGAATGTTCTCTTCTCTCATCCTGCAGTGCTTGAGGCATCAGTGGTGGCAAGGCCTGATGAGAAGTGGGGTGAATCACCTTGTGCGTTTGTGACACTCAAGCCTGCAGGAATGGATGGTGCTGCTTCTACTAATGAGAAAATTTTGGCTGAGGACATAGTTAAGTTCTGTAGGTCCAAGATGCCTGCTTATTGGGTTCCTAAATCGGTTGTGTTTGGACCGTTGCCCAAGACTGCTACTGGCAAGACACAGAAGCAGTTGCTGAGGACAAAGGCAAAGGAGATGGGGCCTGTTAGGAAGAGCAAGTTGTAA